From Ailuropoda melanoleuca isolate Jingjing unplaced genomic scaffold, ASM200744v2 unplaced-scaffold9814, whole genome shotgun sequence, the proteins below share one genomic window:
- the PCDH19 gene encoding protocadherin-19 isoform X3 translates to MESLLLPVLLLLAVLWTQAAALINLKYSVEEEQRAGTVIANVAKDAREAGFALDPRQASAFRVVSNSAPHLVDINPSSGLLVTKQKIDRDLLCRQSPKCIISLEVMSSSMEICVIKVEIKDLNDNAPSFPAAQIELEISEAASPGTRIPLDSAYDPDSGSFGVQTYELTPNELFGLEIKTRGDGSRFAELVVEKSLDRETQSHYSFRITALDGGDPPHLGTVGLSIKVTDSNDNNPVFGESTYAVSVPENSPPNTPVIRLNASDPDEGTNGQVVYSFYGYVNDRTRELFQIDPHSGLVTVTGALDYEEGHVYELDVQAKDLGPNSIPAHCKVTVSVLDTNDNPPVINLLSVNSELVEVSESAPPGYVIALVRVSDRDSGLNGRVQCRLLGNVPFRLQEYESFSTILVDGRLDREQHDQYNLTIQARDSGVPMLQSAKSFTVRITDENDNHPHFSKPYYQVIVQENNTPGAYLLSVSARDPDLGLNGSVSYQIVPSQVRDMPVFTYVSINPNSGDIYALRSFNHEQTKAFEFKVLAKDGGLPSLQSNATVRVIILDVNDNTPVITAPPLINGTAEVYIPRNSGIGYLVTVVKADDYDEGENGRVTYDMTEGDRGFFEIDQVNGEVRTTRTFGESSKASYELIVVARDHGKTSLSASALVLIYLSPALDAQESMGSVNLSLIFIIALGSIAGILFVTMIFVAIKCKRDNKEIRTYNCRIAEYSYGHQKKSSKKKKISKNDIRLVPRDVEETDKMNVVSCSSLTSSLNYFDYHQQTLPLGCRRSESTFLNVENQNTRNTSANHIYHHSFNSQGPQQPDLIINGVPLPETENYSFDSNYVNSRAHLIKSSSTFKDLEGNSLKDSGHEESDQTDSEHDVQRSLYCDTAVNDVLNTSVTSMGSQMPDHE, encoded by the exons CCGGTGCTGCTGCTCTTGGCCGTACTGTGGACGCAGGCAGCCGCCCTCATTAACCTCAAGTACTCGGTAGAAGAGGAGCAGCGCGCCGGGACGGTGATCGCCAACGTGGCCAAGGACGCACGCGAGGCGGGCTTTGCTCTGGATCCACGGCAGGCCTCTGCCTTCCGTGTGGTGTCCAATTCAGCTCCGCACCTGGTGGACATTAACCCCAGTTCGGGCCTGCTTGTCACCAAGCAGAAGATCGACCGCGACCTCCTGTGCCGCCAGAGCCCCAAGTGCATCATCTCGCTCGAGGTCATGTCTAGCTCAATGGAGATATGCGTGATTAAGGTGGAGATCAAGGACCTGAACGACAACGCGCCCAGCTTCCCAGCGGCCCAGATCGAGCTGGAGATCTCAGAGGCAGCTAGTCCTGGCACGCGCATCCCGCTGGACAGCGCCTATGACCCCGACTCGGGCAGCTTTGGCGTGCAGACATATGAGCTAACCCCTAACGAGCTGTTTGGCCTCGAGATCAAGACGCGCGGCGATGGCTCACGCTTTGCGGAACTTGTGGTGGAGAAGAGTCTGGATCGCGAGACACAGTCGCACTACAGCTTTCGAATCACCGCACTCGACGGCGGCGACCCACCGCATCTGGGCACTGTTGGCCTCAGCATCAAGGTGACCGATTCCAATGACAACAACCCGGTGTTTGGCGAGTCCACCTATGCAGTGAGCGTGCCAGAAAACTCACCACCCAATACACCAGTCATCCGCCTCAATGCCAGCGACCCAGACGAGGGCACCAATGGCCAGGTGGTCTACTCCTTCTACGGCTATGTCAACGACCGTACGCGCGAGCTCTTCCAGATTGACCCACACAGCGGCCTGGTCACAGTCACCGGTGCTCTAGATTATGAAGAGGGCCACGTGTACGAACTGGACGTGCAGGCCAAGGACCTGGGGCCCAACTCCATCCCCGCACACTGCAAGGTGACCGTCAGCGTTCTCGACACCAATGACAACCCGCCGGTCATCAACCTGCTGTCAGTTAACAGCGAGCTGGTGGAGGTAAGCGAGAGCGCCCCCCCGGGCTACGTGATTGCTCTGGTGCGGGTGTCTGATCGAGACTCAGGCCTCAATGGGCGCGTGCAGTGCCGTTTGCTGGGCAACGTGCCCTTTCGACTGCAGGAGTATGAGAGCTTCTCCACTATCCTGGTGGACGGACGGCTGGACCGCGAGCAGCATGACCAGTACAACCTAACGATCCAGGCGCGCGACAGCGGTGTGCCAATGCTGCAGAGTGCCAAGTCCTTTACAGTTCGCATAACCGACGAAAACGACAACCACCCGCACTTTTCCAAGCCTTACTACCAGGTCATTGTGCAGGAGAACAACACACCTGGCGCCTACCTGCTTTCCGTGTCAGCCCGAGACCCCGACCTGGGTCTCAATGGCAGTGTCTCCTACCAGATTGTGCCTTCGCAGGTGCGGGACATGCCTGTCTTCACGTATGTCTCCATCAACCCCAACTCGGGCGACATCTATGCACTTCGATCGTTCAACCACGAGCAGACCAAGGCATTCGAATTCAAGGTCCTGGCCAAGGATGGCGGCCTGCCTTCGCTGCAGAGCAATGCCACGGTTCGGGTCATCATCCTAGACGTCAACGATAATACTCCGGTCATCACGGCCCCACCCTTGATCAACGGCACTGCCGAGGTCTACATCCCCCGCAACTCTGGCATAGGCTATCTGGTGACCGTCGTCAAAGCAGACGACTACGATGAGGGTGAGAACGGCCGGGTCACCTACGACATGACCGAGGGCGACCGCGGCTTCTTTGAAATAGATCAGGTCAATGGCGAAGTCAGAACCACTCGCACCTTTGGCGAGAGCTCAAAGGCTTCTTATGAGCTTATTGTCGTGGCCCGCGACCATGGTAAGACATCTCTCTCCGCCTCTGCACTAGTCCTAATCTACCTGTCCCCTGCTCTTGATGCCCAAGAGTCAATGGGCTCGGTGAACTTGTCCCTGATTTTCATTATCGCCCTGGGCTCCATTGCGGGCATCCTCTTTGTCACTATGATCTTCGTGGCAATCAAATGCAAGCGAGACAACAAAGAGATCCGGACCTACAACTGCAG AATCGCTGAGTATTCCTATGGGCATCAAAAGAAATcaagcaagaagaagaaaatcagtaaaaatgaCATCCGTCTAGTACCCCGGGatgtggaggagacagacaagatGAACGTTGTCAGTTGctcctccctgacctcctccctCAACTATTTCGACTACCACCAGCAGACACTGCCCCTGGGCTGCCGCCGCTCAGAGAGCACTTTCCTGAATGTGGAGAACCAGAATACCCGCAATACCAGTGCCAACCACATCTATCATCACTCTTTCAACAGCCAGGGCCCCCAGCAGCCAGACTTGATCATCAATGGTGTGCCTCTGCCTGAG